The nucleotide sequence AGCTCGGCTTCTTCTCCAGAAATAATGAGATAGGTACAGAAGGACTCCTTGCCGAACTGAATCGAATCACCTTTCGCTAGCTCATGGGACTGGCAAGGCTCACCGTTGACAATAGTACCGTTGGTGCTGGTTTTGCCTTGAGAGTTGCCGTCAATGAGGCGATATCGGTAGCGATTCGCTCCGGGTACAGGCATGCGAAGCAACAGCGCATGCTGACGAGAAACTGAGGCGTCGTTGAGGACAATTGCACAGCTCCTATCTCGACCAATGGAATAAGTTGCCGCGTCCAGGGCAAAGACACCACAGTCTTGGTCATCAATAACGAGAATGTGCTGCTCCTGAGTGGGCAGCGCTTTAGGCTCACGGGTTGCTTCTAGCATAGGGCTGAGGCGCGTTGTTAGGCGTGATGAAGGATGATTGAAAAAAGGCGCACGATCGATTAGATTTTTCCAACCACTTTGTCGTAGGTCCATCCACGATCGGCACTGCTTCTACGCTTAGGGTTCC is from Acaryochloris thomasi RCC1774 and encodes:
- a CDS encoding FHA domain-containing protein; the protein is MDLRQSGWKNLIDRAPFFNHPSSRLTTRLSPMLEATREPKALPTQEQHILVIDDQDCGVFALDAATYSIGRDRSCAIVLNDASVSRQHALLLRMPVPGANRYRYRLIDGNSQGKTSTNGTIVNGEPCQSHELAKGDSIQFGKESFCTYLIISGEEAELSQYLESAEFQSIKAGTTDPKATVWLEDPIEPEQEDATTIFSKRSVPQAQASKSQGQAKKSKSQPQASQGRWKVVLGAGIVAAILAAGFWQFSQSKTQEQTAPIESGQTTNQ